In one window of Helianthus annuus cultivar XRQ/B chromosome 17, HanXRQr2.0-SUNRISE, whole genome shotgun sequence DNA:
- the LOC110921067 gene encoding polyvinylalcohol dehydrogenase, translating to MIIIINIHLFTIHENLTTMSSYGNLISVIVPIWLLLLVQYASTDWLNHGGDLGNRRFAASEYLINPSTVRNLRLRWKFFTGRDISATPAVAGGVVYFPSWNGYLYAVNAFTGGLIWQQNIGQLTGLPGTGVSVNVSVSRTTPVVTRNLLIVGIYGPAVVIAVNRISGQLVWLTTIDPRPLALITASGTVYSRGFYVGVSSLEESLPADKCCTFRGSLVKLDTRTGAILWQTYTVPDNGGKLGGYSGAAIWGSSPAIDLSRGFVYVATGNLYTAPPEVTECQERQNNQTTKPTKPDQCTGPDVRFNSIIAFDMNSGNVVWSQQLGGYDVFYFACLVPNNPDCPPGPNVDADFGEAPMLLTITSNRRLRDIVVAVQKSGFAWALDRDNGEIVWFKLAGPGSNEGGGIWGAATDGKRVYTNIANGAHLPFTLAPSNRTTTAGGWVALDANTGQILWTTADPSNDSAEGPVSVTRGVVFAGSVAPNGPLYAMDARTGSVLWSYNTGATIYGGVSASYGCIYVGHGYTVGLGKFHPWTPGNYLFAFCVI from the exons AtgattataattataaatatacaCTTATTCACCATTCATGAGAACTTAACTACCATGTCGTCGTATGGAAATCTTATTAGCGTTATCGTCCCAATCTGGCTGCTCCTGCTTGTACAATACGCGTCTACAgat tggTTAAATCATGGTGGGGATTTAGGTAACCGGAGATTCGCGGCCAGTGAATATCTTATCAACCCATCAACGGTTCGGAACCTCAGGCTAAGGTGGAAGTTCTTCACAGGACGAGACATATCAGCGACACCAGCTGTCGCTGGTGGAGTTGTTTACTTCCCGTCATGGAACGGGTACTTGTATGCAGTGAATGCCTTCACCGGTGGTCTTATTTGGCAGCAGAATATAGGTCAGTTGACCGGCTTGCCCGGAACTGGAGTGTCCGTGAATGTATCGGTCTCAAGAACCACTCCGGTTGTTACTCGCAATCTTTTGATAGTCGGGATCTATGGGCCTGCTGTTGTGATTGCAGTTAATCGAATCTCCGGACAGCTCGTTTGGTTAACTACAATTGATCCTCGTCCGCTCGCTCTCATCACCGCTTCCGGAACCGTTTATTCTAG GGGATTTTATGTGGGAGTGTCATCGCTGGAAGAATCACTACCTGCTGATAAATGTTGTACATTTCGGGGAAGCCTAGTGAAGCTAGACACTAGAACCGGAGCGATTTTATGGCAGACATACACCGTTCCTGATAATGGTGGTAAACTTGGTGGTTACTCAGGTGCTGCCATATGGGGAAGCAGCCCCGCCATTGATCTTTCAAGGGGATTTGTTTATGTAGCCACCGGGAACCTCTACACCGCACCACCAGAGGTGACAGAATGTCAAGAGAGGCAAAACAATCAAACTACAAAACCCACCAAACCCGATCAATGCACCGGACCTGACGTTCGGTTTAACTCGATAATCGCGTTTGATATGAACTCGGGAAACGTTGTTTGGTCTCAACAACTTGGTGGTTATGATGTATTCTATTTTGCATGTTTGGTTCCCAATAATCCTGATTGTCCACCTGGACCTAATGTAGATGCCGACTTTGGCGAGGCACCAATGCTGCTAACGATCACATCAAACAGAAGGTTGCGTGATATTGTCGTGGCTGTACAAAAGAGTGGCTTCGCGTGGGCATTAGATCGTGACAACGGTGAAATTGTTTGGTTCAAA CTAGCGGGACCAGGAAGTAACGAGGGAGGAGGGATATGGGGTGCAGCTACAGATGGAAAGAGGGTATACACCAACATAGCCAATGGTGCGCATTTGCCGTTCACGCTCGCACCATCTAACCGGACCACAACCGCAGGTGGTTGGGTGGCTTTAGATGCAAACACTGGTCAGATTCTGTGGACCACGGCTGACCCGAGCAACGACTCGGCTGAAGGACCAGTATCGGTAACTAGGGGTGTCGTGTTTGCAGGATCTGTAGCTCCTAATGGTCCACTGTATGCGATGGATGCTAGAACTGGGAGCGTTTTGTGGTCATATAACACCGGAGCCACCATATATGGCGGAGTATCTGCAAGTTATGGGTGCATATATGTTGGTCACGGGTACACCGTTGGATTGGGGAAGTTTCATCCTTGGACTCCTGGAAATTATCTATTTGCATTTTGCGTTATCTAA
- the LOC110921068 gene encoding SNF1-related protein kinase regulatory subunit gamma-1-like gives MSDAKAKGKGGEKSDVSDYDAYFELVQSRKKLSPSLQEKLTAAFSRIPVSSFPQVPRGKVIEIQADTTISDAVKILSESNILSAPVKHPDAVDSTDWKERYLGILDYSTIVLWVLETADLAAAALTATSATAAGIGAGAATTLGAVALGATGPVAAAGLTVAAVGAAVAGGVAADKGMGKDAPTAADELGEDFYKIILHEEPFKSTQVKSIVKSYRWAPYIPVSTDSSMLSVLLLLSKYRLRNVPVIEPGNPMIKNFITQSAVVQGLEQCKGRDWFDTISVHPITELGLPFVSKDKVVSSQSDELILEAFKKMKDNQIGGLPVVEGPTKKIVGNLSIKDIRFLLLKQKLFTNFRKLTVKDFMNTIAATSEENKKITSPITCKLGSTLGEVISTLASKCVHRIYVVGDGNDVIGIITLRDVISCFITEPPNYIMEVHGTTVKELLSNEKSRNSG, from the exons ATGTCGGATGCGAAAGCGAAAGGGAAAGGGGGCGAAAAATCAGATGTTTCGGATTATGATGCCTACTTTGAGTTGGTTCAAAGCAGGAAGAAGCTGTCACCTTCATTACAGGAGAAATTAACTGCTGCTTTCTCCAGAATTCCGGTTTCCTCTTTTCCTCAAGTGCCCAGAGGCAAAG TGATTGAAATTCAAGCAGACACCACAATTTCCGATGCTGTCAAGATTCTTTCAGAATCCAACATATTATCCGCACCAGTAAAACATCCGGATGCCGTAGACAGTACAGACTGGAAAGAAAGATACCTCGGAATCCTAGATTACTCCACCATAGTTTTGTGGGTATTGGAAACCGCAGATTTGGCAGCTGCCGCATTAACTGCCACATCAGCAACCGCTGCAGGGATAGGTGCCGGAGCTGCAACCACTCTTGGAGCTGTTGCATTAGGTGCCACAGGTCCGGTTGCTGCCGCCGGACTAACCGTTGCTGCTGTCGGTGCAGCCGTCGCTGGTGGTGTTGCCGCTGACAAAGGAATGGGAAAAGACGCGCCTACCGCAGCTGATGAATTGGGGGAGGATTTTTACAAAATTATCCTTCACGAAGAGCCATTCAAGTCTACTCAG GTGAAATCCATTGTGAAAAGTTACCGTTGGGCCCCGTATATTCCAGTCTCGACCGATAGTTCTATGCTGAGTGTTCTCTTGCTGCTTTCAAAATATCGGTTGAGGAATGTGCCCGTTATAGAACCTGGTAATCCAATGATCAAAAACTTCATAACGCAGTCTGCCGTTGTTCAGGGTCTTGAACAATGCAAAGGACGAGACTGGTTTGATACCATTTCTGTGCATCCGATAACTGAGTTGGGCCTTCCGTTCGTTTCGAAAGATAAG GTTGTTAGCAGCCAAAGCGATGAACTAattcttgaagctttcaagaaaatgaaagacaacCAGATTGGCGGTCTCCCGGTTGTCGAAGGCCCGACAAAGAAAATTGTCGGTAACCTGAGCATAAAAGATATCAGATTTTTGTTACTCAAGCAGAAGCTTTTCACCAACTTCAG GAAGCTGACGGTAAAAGATTTCATGAACACCATTGCCGCAACATCAGAGGAGAACAAGAAAATTACGTCACCGATAACATGCAAGCTCGGGTCAACTCTCGGGGAGGTTATAAGCACTTTGGCTTCAAAATGTGTTCATAGGATATATGTTGTGGGTGACGGTAATGACGTCATCGGCATCATTACACTGAGAGACGTGATTTCTTGCTTCATAACCGAACCTCCAAATTACATAATGGAGGTGCATGGAACTACAGTCAAAGAACTTCTAAGCAACGAGAAGAGTAGGAACTCAGGTTAA